One window of the Desulfuromonas sp. genome contains the following:
- the hrcA gene encoding heat-inducible transcription repressor HrcA, with amino-acid sequence MSNELNDRGRAILEAIVDDYIVSGEPVGSRAVTKRHNMDISPATVRNVMSDLEDMGFLISPHTSAGRVPTDKGYQYYVDTLLQIRDLSELEKQTIDSHYHGKKGTVESLLQETGKALSSLSNYAGVVMVPRFTSTVFRHIEFVRLSDGKALVVFVSQTGMVQNKLIDLDKEISQRDLEKMTNYLNRKLSGMTIQEVKKVIAEEMKQEKALYDKLMKKALELSGAALAEDIEGQLFIEGASSFLELPDFAEVGKMKRLFQAFEQKNHLIELLDKSQEASGVQIFIGSANSYNQIEGCSLVTSSYQNVHGTIGTLGVIGPNRMSYSKVIPIVDYTARLVSRLLETGLGKEK; translated from the coding sequence TCTCCGGGGAACCGGTCGGATCACGCGCGGTCACCAAAAGACATAATATGGATATTTCGCCGGCGACGGTACGCAATGTCATGTCCGATCTCGAGGATATGGGTTTTCTCATATCACCTCATACCTCGGCCGGCCGGGTGCCGACCGACAAGGGCTACCAGTATTATGTCGACACCCTGCTGCAGATTCGCGACTTGAGCGAACTGGAAAAACAGACGATCGACAGTCATTATCATGGCAAAAAGGGGACGGTCGAAAGTTTATTGCAGGAGACCGGAAAGGCCCTCTCCTCGCTCTCGAATTACGCCGGTGTGGTCATGGTGCCGCGTTTCACCTCGACGGTTTTCCGGCATATCGAGTTTGTCCGGCTCTCGGACGGCAAGGCGCTGGTTGTTTTTGTCTCCCAGACCGGCATGGTTCAGAATAAACTGATCGATCTCGACAAGGAAATCAGCCAGCGCGATCTGGAAAAGATGACCAACTATCTGAACCGTAAGCTTTCCGGCATGACGATTCAGGAAGTGAAGAAGGTGATCGCCGAGGAGATGAAGCAGGAGAAGGCGCTTTACGACAAGCTGATGAAAAAGGCGCTGGAGCTTTCCGGGGCGGCCCTGGCTGAAGATATCGAGGGACAGCTTTTTATTGAGGGGGCATCGAGTTTTCTCGAGCTTCCGGATTTTGCCGAGGTCGGCAAGATGAAGAGACTGTTTCAGGCGTTTGAACAAAAAAACCATCTGATAGAACTGCTCGACAAGAGTCAGGAGGCCAGCGGCGTCCAGATTTTTATCGGCAGCGCCAACAGCTACAATCAGATCGAAGGCTGCAGCCTGGTAACGTCGAGCTACCAGAACGTTCACGGAACCATTGGCACGCTCGGTGTGATCGGGCCGAACCGGATGTCGTATTCCAAGGTCATACCGATCGTTGACTACACGGCCAGGCTGGTGAGTCGACTGCTCGAAACCGGCCTGGGTAAGGAGAAATAA
- a CDS encoding nucleotide exchange factor GrpE: MGKKKKEENVVAEEESWKSPEEVPEDAEENGAVTESSEADAASDDAVDYQSEALHNKDLYLRALADLENYRKRAQREKEDAIRYANSNLLREMIPVIDNLERAVEHANDGDDQDQGLLEGVQMTLEQFRKVLEGFGVKIIESLGQPFNPEFHQAMGEMVTSEHPPHAVAQEMQKAYTLNGRLLRPALVMIAKAPEAETEELGEGADDNEPDSTQENE, encoded by the coding sequence GTGGGAAAAAAGAAAAAAGAGGAGAATGTTGTGGCCGAAGAAGAGAGCTGGAAATCTCCGGAAGAAGTTCCGGAAGATGCGGAAGAGAACGGGGCGGTGACAGAGTCATCTGAAGCTGATGCCGCGAGTGATGACGCAGTTGATTACCAGAGCGAAGCGCTCCACAACAAGGATCTTTATCTGCGGGCCCTGGCGGATCTCGAAAATTATCGTAAGCGGGCGCAGCGGGAAAAAGAAGATGCGATCCGTTATGCCAACAGCAATCTTCTGCGGGAGATGATCCCGGTGATTGATAACCTTGAACGGGCGGTTGAACACGCCAACGACGGCGATGATCAGGATCAGGGCCTGCTTGAAGGGGTTCAGATGACGCTTGAGCAGTTCCGTAAGGTTCTCGAAGGCTTTGGCGTCAAGATCATTGAGTCGCTCGGTCAGCCGTTCAATCCGGAATTTCATCAGGCAATGGGCGAGATGGTCACCAGCGAACATCCGCCGCACGCGGTTGCCCAGGAGATGCAGAAGGCCTATACCCTGAATGGACGCCTGCTCCGACCGGCACTGGTCATGATTGCGAAAGCACCGGAAGCAGAGACCGAAGAGCTCGGTGAGGGCGCAGATGATAATGAACCGGATTCAACTCAGGAAAACGAATAA